The sequence TTACTATTGAACATTATTTTCCTAACAAACCTTCTGATTGCCTGTTTAAAATGGTTGCCTTCTTATAGCCGTGGGCGCCTGTGTTTAAAGTGTGCGAGGTGGACACCTTCAACTCTCTTATCTCCAAAATCCGTGCGAATGCCATCAGCCTTGGTCATCATGTCGTGCCTCCTCAAGCTACTCGAGTGCCTTAGTGGTTTTCATTCTTGTGCTTCCTCTGGCCTGCGTGCCATCTGCCCTAGTGGCTGTACCGTACTTTGCAACCCTGCTTGGTTGCCCTTGCATTGTTCTTCTCTTGTAAACCTTTGCTATTTGTGGTACTGGTGGTGATTGTCTTTATTTATAAAGTCCGGCATCAAGCCTTTTCTCCAAAAATGTACGGGCAATTTTGCTAGTTTATTCTTAAGGCATGTTTGTACTGTTGACTCAACAGACTTATTTTGTATCGACTTGCCTTGAACTTATAGTATTGATATGATGGTTGTTTTATCTATGAAACGAGGCGAAAGAGTCTTTCGAGAAGGTACAAACTTTGAATGGTTCCGTCGAGTGTGACTGTGAAACACTCTTCTCGCTAagtaagagcattactagtagaaccctcaaacccttaaATCCTCAAAGCActtttaagggttgagaagtgccactttttgacacttttaagggttgaaaaacaggggcaaatactagaaccctcaaacccaacccgtaaactgctttaagggttggatttgagggttctagtctttgcctcaaccCCAACCTTTAAATCTATCATTTGGCATCTCACAATTTATGACAACAGAACACAATCAACTTCCAAACAAACTACCAAatgacaatcattgatgcatggtttaatagtttacatcacaaaatcatcatcttcctcctctcatcgGCATCATCACCAAAAGTTGCACCTCGGTGCCATCTCCTAGACCACAAGCGGgctccatcaagcatctccatcggcaccggtggagtcgtacacaccgccatcaccacaactactcatcggagtgtcacctcgaaaagtagaggacgcaacacgaaacatcctcttcctctccgtgatgtcctccttgtagtccttccaccattgcaattggtcttgatccatgtccttcttggacatcatcatgtgctctttctcttccaccatgagttctttccatacctttgcctctttgagcttgatcatcctctcctccaactcggCCTTGCGCTTTGCTTCTGCACGTTTTGCTTCAACTTGTGCAAGCttgacctctttcttcttctcggtGATAAGAAGCTTCATCTCCAATGTCTTTATTGTCAATTCCTCTCTTGGCTTTATCATGTGGTCCATCTTCTCCCTTAGGCTTGACGCCTCTTCTTCCATCTTCACCCTTAGCTTGCCCTTCTTGTTTCTCTCGGGCTTGCCCACgttcctctcctcctcatcttcactatcGTCCATCCTTAGCATTGCCGACTTCTTGGGTGCGGTCTCTTGATCCCTCAACTTCCACTTGTCAAAGGTTTGAAGAATTGACCAAACATGCTTAAATGGGAATGGCTTGCCCTTGGAAGCGGCCATCTTCTTGTACCTCAAGCCGGCAATTGTCTCCTATCAACCACACATAAATCACATAAGAACCCACCAATAGCATAGTGCACACACATAATCAAAATAGTGAAGAAATATGTACTCACATAGTCACTCTCCACGGTTCCACTAGGTGGTGCATCCCTcacttggtccatggccgcactccAACAAGAACAAGCGGGCTTGATCAACTCCCACCGTCCTTGAAGCGACCGGAATGTGCGATGGATGAACCCACTAGTCTTCGGCTTGATCCTACAATAGACGtcctcgatcctttgccaatagATTTTATCGGTTTGATCGGTGCCGGTGGTAGCATCCATTCCCACAGCTGCCCAAGCACGAACCAAGAGGACATCTTCCGCCTCGGTGTAGTTTGTCGACCGAGCGTGTGGGCGGGAGCGGCGGTGAATGCCTCCACCCCtatctcggccacctcctcctcgtcatccccttcatcctcctcatcttcctccttttcctccaaGTCGTCACCAACCCTAAAGGGGTCTAGAGGCGGAGCTCCGAGGTCCACCTCCGCGTTTTGGAGGAGGTCCATGAACGAGGATCGGGTTGCCATTTCCTCGAGCACCTCGTGCGCAGCGGGAGGAGGTTCGACGACGGTGGCGGGCGgggccgcggccgcggcggcgggcttCTTCCGCGGCTTCTTCACGGCCGAGGACGAGCCGACGACCTTGGCGGCCCCTCGAGGCCCACGGCCGGCCGCCTTCGGCCGGCTCTTCTTGGGGGCGGGCGCCGGGNNNNNNNNNNNNNNNNNNNNNNNNNNNNNNNNNNNNNNNNNNNNNNNNNNNNNNNNNNNNNNNNNNNNNNNNNNNNNNNNNNNNNNNNNNNNNNNNNNNNNNNNNNNNNNNNNNNNNNNNNNNNNNNNNNNNNNNNNNNNNNNNNNNNNNNNNNNNNNNNNNNNNNNNNNNNNNNNNNNNNNNNNNNNNNNNNNNNNNNNNNNNNNNNNNNNNNNNNNNNNNNNNNNNNNNNNNNNNNNNNNNNNNNNNNNNNNNNNNNNNNNNNNNNNNNNNNNNNNNNNNNNNNNNNNNNNNNNNNNNNNNNNNNNNNNNNNNNNNNNNNNNNNNNNNNNNNNNNNNNNNNNNNNNNNNNNNNNNNNNNNNNNNNNNNNNNNNNNNNNNNNNNNNNNNNNNNNNNNNNNNNNNNNNNNNNNNNNNNNNNNNNNNNNNNNNNNNNNNNNNNNNNNNNNNNNNNNNNNNNNNNNNNNNNNNNNNNNNNNNNNNNNNNNNNNNNNNNNNNNNNNNNNNNNNNNNNNNNNNNNNNNNNNNNNNNNNNNNNNNNNNGGGGCCTTCCATGGCCGGCGCGGCGGGGGGCGGCGGGAGCGGAGAAGGAGCGGTTGGCTCCTGCGCGATGAGGAGGAGTGCGACGAGGAGTGCGGGTTGGGGGGAGATTTTCCCCTCAACCCCTACTTCTACAGATTGCAAAGTCGTTTGAGGGTTGGACCTCTAAATTTTTTTACGGGTTTGAGGGTTTAGAGGTTCTAGTCTACGGCGTTTTTTCGGCGAAAACTGTAAAAAAAACGGTTATTTTcagggtttgagggtttgagggctctactagtaatgctctaactATTGTTTGGGACAGAAGAACCTTAATAACCAACCTAATGACAAATTTCATCAATCGGTAAATGGTGGCACAGTGCTGAGGAAAACTGTTAAAATCATCAACCTACTACAGATTATGCGATGTCGACAATAAAAACATATTTTTCTCTTGAAGTTCCCGAAAGGCTTTCACTGCTCACGCTTCCTCCCTTGGGGCAGCAGCAGGAGTTTCACCGGTTGTTGGCCTGCAAAATCACCCATTGTTCCAGAATTCTCCCAAAGAGATACGACCAATGAAAATCACAAACCATAAAGATGTAGGTAAAATACTCACAGTCCAACCATGACTTTGAAGGAATCATAGATCACCCACTGGGTGCCGGTCAGTGTGCCGATCATGATGATGCGGAGCGGAAGGCCCCGCGTGAAGAGTCCCCATAGGCCCAGGTTCTTGACAGCCTGAAGAAATCAGCACAGCAACAGTAGTAAGCACACGCATTTTCGCAAAAGAGCAAACGGACTTCAGTTCAGCTCAGTTGTGCTCAGCAGATGCTGCAGGGCTCTACGTACGTCTCCGACGGTGGCGCCCTTGGCATTGTTGAGGAAGGAGACCAGGTTGTCGGCGGGGTGCGAGATGGCGGCGCAGAAGACTCCAGCGATGTAGCCGCTCCCGAAGCTCACCCCGAGCTGCAGAGGCTTGCTGCACTGGtccttgggggtggggatgaggtGCTTGTACGCCATCTCCACGATGTTCTCGTAGGTTGCGAACTTCATCATGGTGTCTGCAACCAAGGTTCAGAAAATTCAGTCAACCTACATAATTTTTACAGTTCAAACAATTTGAACAGAAGAAAGCATATACATGGTACTTACAAGGAATCTGTCGCCCCCAAAGAGGAACCATTCCTCTGAACAGCCTGCGATTTCAAAAGCAAAACACGAGTTTAGTTAGCACCCCTGTTCGATCAATGGAAATCATATGCATTACGAAGGAAGATACGCTGAGCTGAGCAGAGCTGACATACCCTGCATAGCCTTCAGCCCTGACGATCTTGGGGAAGCCATCGCGCAGGCCCCTGGCGTAGCCGGGCTGCGTCTGCACCCGCACCTTGACGGCCTCCATGGGGCAGAGCGCGACGTCGGCGACGACCTCGGCGGTGGCCGAGCCGGCGAGGTAGATGAGGGTCTTGTACTTGGCGGCGTACTCCGGGCCGGCCATGTCGGTGTACTCCTTCTTGAACACCTCGTACAGGCCGTACTTGAACGCGCCCTGCGCGCTGTACCCCAGGAACGTGGGCGCCCAGCCCCGGAAGAAGCCGCGGACGCCCTGCTCCTTGAGCACGATGCTGAACGACGAGGAGATGCTCTTGTACTTGGCCGGGTCGATCTGCGATCATGTTTCCGCTGCTGTATTAGTATCAGGAATCGAAATAATGTGCATATGCAAGCAGCCGAACAGACAGGGAAGAGATTGTTTTCTCTGGACGGAGAAGAAGAAACATTTTGGTCATGCTTGTGCGGCTACGCAGAAATTTGGTCAGTCGTAGCCTGGATTGTCGGCTCAGCTAGTTGATTTCATTTTCCTCTTGTTAGTTTGCACTCCAGTCAAATTTCATTCCAGCCACGTCACGGGTGATGCGCTCAGTCCTCACACTCAGGTTCCAGCTTTTTCGTGGCAGACGGCTTCGACCGCGACACCCCAATAATTTAGGTCCAGCGGAAGAAAAGTCCTCCCGCGATCGAcccaagaagcaaattaaggaggtAATAGCACCCGAGGCACCCTAACTTGCACAGAATGTGATAATTCAGTCCTAAACTTGCAAAATGCAACTCCATCATACCCTAACTTGCACtagatgtgatgatttagtccccaGCCTATCACAGCCCGACAAGTGGCAGCCAGGTGGCTTGACCGGTCTTCGTCCGCACTTTTGCAGGAAACACCCTGCCGTCTTCTCTAATTAACACGCAGTACTGGATGTTAAGGTGCAGTTAACTGCATGAAGCACAAGAGCTGACGTCGTTGTCACCTACGTCCTCCTCGTGGGAGCCATGGCATTGGAGCTCGCGTCGTCTCTCAGGGCGGCAGGGTCTTCCTGGGTGTGCACGTCCTATCATGCCCGGGGATGGCACCGGCTCTGTGATGCGGTGATGTGCCTCCGCCGGATGCTCAAAGTTGGAGCAAGGAGGAGTGCCTCCCTGGACTCGCTTGGGCAGTACAACATGCTGGACCTCTGCACCGACGCCAACAAGGACGGCCACATGAGAGGCAAGATCACCAAGATGATTGGACTTAAGGACCGATGGCAGAAGATGCACTACTCAAGCACCGCCCCCGTCTCTGACGCCATAAAGACTCTGCTGCTGAGGGAGATCAGGAAGAGGAAAATAGATGATCTGAGGAATGCACGGGGCAGGTGGATCCTCAAGGAGAAAGAGATGTACGAGGATCTCACACGGATCGCCGACGACACCGAGCTGGACCGTAGCATCATGGTGTGGCACATCGCCACCGATCTCTACCTCTCCATGTGCCCTGGCCCTGACCCTGACCCGGACAAGGAGGTCCGGGACAACATACGAGTGCTCTCCAACCACATGTTGTTCCTCATGGTGGTGCATCCCTACCTGTTGCCCGGAGTTGTTCGCACCGGCCGGTACATGGAGAACTTGAAGTACTATGATATGGTGTGGTGGGTTAATTTGAAGGCCACCAAGGAAAGCACCATGAAGCTGTCAACAGCGGAGATCATCAACAAGATAGCCGACAGTCACCAAACCACCAACTTAATCATCTTTTATTATCTGTGATCTGAATCTTGCTGCTGATTTGCTGATACTCTTGTGCTTCATGCAGAGCGGGAGATCGGCGCTGCCGCGCCTGAGCCCGTCGTCCAGTACACACCGCCGGCGCCGCTGATGCCGTCCCCGCCCTCGGTCAACGGCACCAATGTCAGTGCCAGCACCAGCAGCGTCTCGGCCACGTCGCAGAGCCTCCTCGGCAGCATGTTCGCGCCGTTTTCCGTGGCCCAGGCGTCGCAGT comes from Triticum aestivum cultivar Chinese Spring chromosome 5B, IWGSC CS RefSeq v2.1, whole genome shotgun sequence and encodes:
- the LOC123116277 gene encoding uncharacterized protein, whose product is MDATTGTDQTDKIYWQRIEDVYCRIKPKTSGFIHRTFRSLQGRWELIKPACSCWSAAMDQVRDAPPSGTVESDYETIAGLRYKKMAASKGKPFPFKHVWSILQTFDKWKLRDQETAPKKSAMLRMDDSEDEEERNVGKPERNKKGKLRVKMEEEASSLREKMDHMIKPREELTIKTLEMKLLITEKKKEVKLAQVEAKRAEAKRKAELEERMIKLKEAKVWKELMVEEKEHMMMSKKDMDQDQLQWWKDYKEDITERKRMFRVASSTFRGDTPMSSCGDGGVYDSTGADGDA
- the LOC123112197 gene encoding mitochondrial phosphate carrier protein 3, mitochondrial, with protein sequence MASRQSLLPSFLYAASSGSGTPGGRAAQEAPVVARAPSEPPFGKIEMFSPAYYAACGFGGAAACGLTHAAVTPLDVIKCNIQIDPAKYKSISSSFSIVLKEQGVRGFFRGWAPTFLGYSAQGAFKYGLYEVFKKEYTDMAGPEYAAKYKTLIYLAGSATAEVVADVALCPMEAVKVRVQTQPGYARGLRDGFPKIVRAEGYAGLFRGMVPLWGRQIPYTMMKFATYENIVEMAYKHLIPTPKDQCSKPLQLGVSFGSGYIAGVFCAAISHPADNLVSFLNNAKGATVGDAVKNLGLWGLFTRGLPLRIIMIGTLTGTQWVIYDSFKVMVGLPTTGETPAAAPREEA